A section of the Bryobacteraceae bacterium genome encodes:
- a CDS encoding DNA repair ATPase-like protein → MIVHSVELEKFGRFVQPARFRFAAERPNLISGPNGSGKSTLLAALSAAFVIPYRSTREDIRNWQPWGRELAPRVTVEFESGGRRYRLTKVFLQASAATLEEERADGFALVAEGDAVEQRLPAFLGGRERSGVDPRTRHWLLAGVLWVPQNRLAATEVDGSVQDAVRAALGAQTRSQALERIEADIRRIYERDWTPTGQPKQASPVSVLSKEVEELSKELAQLRARLAELDALRDRIRALEQESAALESEQARLEEEAKRLQVEVQKRREAAAEVERLTLERDKAGAEFGRLTQILQARTTLSRQRAEAQERLAALEEESRKAAQALEEAEAVYHRLQTDLHLRIAGAEKELYELKAPSAETLDRLEALDRRRRELAARLESALLHAEIVPEDGGQVEVLEGEPRGVVVLRSHETARISGSPRIELRIPGFGRLRLTGPAESAAQLRTQLEQLEADWARIVEPLSADSLEELRQRRQQANDLLVRLDGWRMALRTHEQGRSAEAVAREAARRRCEDVGRQIEERRRELARLEEGARQLAAETRTDAEIQKALDGLSLEIHGLRQALVQAEAGLAAFPPELETRLEGARQAAEATARRLREASAALEQARYDLAGLQGQAIYTAIAGKSALLEQKERELARARLEADASKLLKHTLETVQAEIQQRVLPRVEDRAAAILSQITGGFAERLSLAPDTWTPAQVRPATAAIDVAPERISGGELEQLHLAVRLALAEMLTEMEPFPVVLDDALLATDDERLGRILRRMEELQGRVQWLILTCHPERFAALAAAHRIWLEDRGAAA, encoded by the coding sequence GTGATCGTTCACTCGGTCGAGTTGGAGAAATTCGGCCGGTTTGTCCAACCGGCACGGTTCCGCTTCGCTGCGGAGCGCCCGAACCTGATCAGCGGGCCGAACGGGAGCGGAAAGTCAACCCTGCTGGCGGCGCTGTCGGCGGCGTTCGTGATTCCGTATCGCTCCACCCGGGAGGATATTCGCAACTGGCAGCCTTGGGGGCGGGAGCTGGCCCCCAGGGTCACCGTGGAGTTTGAAAGCGGCGGACGGCGCTACCGGCTGACCAAGGTCTTCCTACAGGCCTCTGCCGCGACGCTTGAGGAAGAACGGGCGGACGGCTTCGCTCTGGTGGCCGAAGGCGACGCGGTGGAGCAAAGACTGCCGGCGTTTCTGGGCGGCCGGGAGAGGTCCGGCGTGGATCCCAGGACGCGGCACTGGCTGCTGGCGGGCGTTCTCTGGGTGCCGCAAAACCGGCTTGCGGCCACCGAGGTGGATGGCAGCGTTCAGGACGCAGTGAGGGCAGCGTTGGGGGCGCAGACGCGCAGCCAGGCGCTCGAGCGCATCGAGGCGGATATCCGGAGGATTTACGAGCGGGACTGGACACCGACCGGGCAGCCAAAGCAGGCCTCCCCGGTCTCCGTGCTGTCGAAGGAGGTTGAGGAGCTAAGCAAAGAGTTGGCGCAACTCCGCGCCCGGCTGGCCGAACTGGACGCGCTGCGGGACCGCATCCGCGCCCTCGAGCAGGAATCCGCGGCACTCGAGTCCGAGCAGGCGCGCCTCGAAGAGGAAGCAAAGCGCCTGCAAGTCGAAGTCCAGAAACGCCGCGAGGCGGCCGCAGAGGTCGAGAGACTGACACTTGAACGCGATAAGGCGGGAGCCGAGTTCGGCCGTCTGACGCAGATCCTTCAGGCACGAACGACACTGAGCCGACAGCGCGCCGAGGCGCAGGAGCGCCTCGCGGCCCTGGAGGAGGAAAGCCGGAAAGCGGCCCAGGCGCTGGAGGAGGCGGAAGCGGTCTACCACAGGCTTCAGACCGATCTCCACCTCAGGATCGCCGGCGCGGAGAAAGAACTCTACGAACTCAAGGCGCCCTCGGCCGAAACCCTCGATCGTCTGGAGGCGCTGGATCGCCGCCGCCGCGAACTGGCGGCGCGACTGGAAAGCGCCCTGCTGCATGCCGAGATCGTCCCCGAAGACGGCGGCCAGGTGGAGGTGCTCGAGGGCGAGCCACGGGGCGTCGTCGTGCTGCGCAGCCATGAGACGGCCCGGATCAGCGGCTCGCCGCGCATTGAGCTGCGCATCCCGGGCTTCGGCCGGCTGCGGCTGACCGGGCCGGCCGAGTCCGCCGCCCAGTTGCGGACCCAGCTGGAACAACTGGAGGCGGACTGGGCGAGAATCGTAGAACCGCTTAGCGCTGACAGCCTGGAGGAGTTGCGACAGCGCCGCCAACAGGCCAATGACCTGCTGGTGCGGCTGGACGGCTGGCGCATGGCCCTGCGCACCCACGAACAGGGCAGGAGCGCCGAGGCGGTGGCTCGCGAGGCGGCGCGCCGCCGATGCGAGGACGTGGGCCGCCAGATCGAGGAGCGCCGCCGGGAACTCGCACGGCTGGAGGAAGGAGCGCGGCAGTTGGCGGCAGAAACGCGGACGGATGCCGAGATCCAGAAAGCCCTGGATGGCCTGTCACTGGAGATCCACGGTCTCAGGCAGGCCCTGGTGCAGGCTGAAGCCGGGCTCGCCGCCTTCCCGCCGGAGCTGGAGACGCGGCTGGAAGGCGCACGGCAGGCCGCGGAGGCGACTGCCCGGCGCCTGCGGGAGGCCAGTGCCGCGCTCGAACAGGCCCGCTACGATCTGGCCGGCCTCCAGGGCCAGGCGATCTACACGGCCATTGCCGGGAAGAGCGCACTGCTCGAGCAAAAAGAGCGCGAGCTCGCCAGGGCGCGCCTGGAGGCCGATGCCTCGAAACTCCTCAAGCACACGCTGGAGACCGTTCAGGCGGAGATCCAGCAGCGGGTGCTGCCCCGGGTGGAGGATCGCGCGGCGGCCATCCTGAGCCAGATCACTGGCGGCTTCGCCGAACGGCTCTCGCTCGCGCCGGACACATGGACACCGGCGCAAGTCCGGCCTGCCACGGCGGCGATCGACGTGGCGCCCGAGCGCATCTCCGGCGGGGAACTCGAGCAATTGCACCTGGCGGTGCGGCTGGCGCTGGCGGAGATGTTGACGGAAATGGAGCCGTTCCCGGTGGTGCTGGATGACGCGCTGCTGGCCACCGATGACGAAAGGCTCGGGCGGATCCTGCGCCGCATGGAGGAGCTTCAGGGGCGGGTGCAGTGGTTGATTCTCACCTGCCACCCGGAGCGTTTTGCGGCGCTGGCCGCGGCGCACCGGATCTGGCTGGAGGACCGGGGTGCCGCCGCCTGA
- the nasE gene encoding nitrite reductase, producing the protein MRAVEAGARRLVLCRWQGRVHAFEDRCPHANGPLSGGNFVEGRLVCPWHAWEFLCETGALDYNPAVELTRRPVRCEDSVIWVDA; encoded by the coding sequence ATGCGCGCGGTGGAGGCAGGGGCCAGGCGGCTGGTGCTCTGCCGCTGGCAAGGCCGGGTTCACGCCTTCGAGGACCGCTGCCCCCATGCCAACGGGCCGCTTTCTGGAGGCAATTTTGTGGAGGGCCGCCTCGTCTGCCCGTGGCACGCCTGGGAGTTCCTCTGCGAGACAGGGGCGCTGGACTACAATCCGGCCGTGGAGCTCACGCGACGGCCGGTGCGGTGCGAGGACAGCGTGATCTGGGTCGATGCCTGA
- the ilvD gene encoding dihydroxy-acid dehydratase, protein MSLRSYTITQGRDRAPARAQLKGMGFTDEDLKKPIIGIANTWIGTMPCNFLLRDLAVDVARGIREAGGTPMEFNTIAISDGITMGTQGMKTSLISREIIADSIELVARGHMFDGLVCLVACDKTIPGAAMALLRLNIPGLVLYGGSILPGKYKGRDITIQEVFEAVGACASGKITEDELREIEECASPGYGACGGQFTANTMATVMEMIGLSPMNTAMVPQMDPRKHDVAAYCGQVILDAVRQNRLPRDICTRKAFENAIAAVAASGGSTNAVLHLLAMAREAGVELDITDFNAISERTPLLMSLRPAGIHVAADVDRAGGIGVLARRLVEGGYAHGEALTVTGKTLAEEAAEAKETPGQDVVRPLSNPVKATGGLVILKGSLAPEGCVIKVTGLERTLHRGPARVFNCEEEAMAAVTQGRIQAGDVVVIRYEGPKGGPGMREMLGVTSAIVGAGLGESVALITDGRFSGATRGYMVGHVAPEAADGGPIALVEDGDTITIDIADKSISLDVDPVVLAERRARWKAPPPPYTTGVMAKYIKLVRSAAEGAITSKVF, encoded by the coding sequence ATGAGCCTGCGATCCTACACCATCACCCAGGGACGCGACCGCGCTCCTGCGCGTGCGCAACTGAAGGGCATGGGCTTCACCGACGAGGACCTGAAGAAGCCCATCATCGGCATCGCCAACACCTGGATCGGCACCATGCCGTGCAACTTTCTGCTGCGCGATCTCGCCGTGGATGTGGCGCGCGGCATCCGCGAGGCCGGTGGCACGCCGATGGAGTTCAACACGATCGCCATCAGCGACGGCATCACGATGGGCACGCAGGGCATGAAGACGTCGCTGATCTCCCGCGAGATCATCGCCGACTCCATCGAACTGGTCGCGCGCGGCCACATGTTCGACGGGCTGGTCTGCCTGGTGGCCTGCGACAAGACGATCCCCGGCGCGGCGATGGCGCTGCTGCGGCTGAACATTCCGGGGCTGGTGCTCTACGGCGGCTCCATTCTGCCGGGCAAATACAAGGGCCGGGACATCACCATTCAGGAGGTGTTTGAAGCGGTGGGCGCGTGCGCCTCGGGCAAGATCACCGAGGACGAGCTGCGCGAGATCGAGGAATGCGCCTCGCCCGGCTACGGCGCCTGTGGCGGCCAGTTCACCGCCAACACGATGGCCACGGTGATGGAGATGATCGGCCTGTCGCCGATGAACACGGCGATGGTGCCGCAGATGGATCCGCGCAAGCACGACGTGGCCGCCTACTGCGGCCAGGTGATCCTCGACGCCGTGCGCCAGAACCGCCTGCCGCGCGACATTTGCACCCGGAAGGCCTTTGAGAACGCCATAGCAGCGGTGGCCGCTTCCGGCGGCTCCACCAATGCGGTGCTGCACCTGCTGGCGATGGCGCGCGAGGCGGGGGTCGAGCTGGACATCACCGACTTCAACGCCATCAGCGAGCGCACGCCGTTGCTGATGAGCCTGAGGCCCGCAGGCATTCACGTCGCCGCCGACGTGGACCGCGCCGGCGGCATTGGCGTGCTGGCCAGGCGGTTGGTCGAAGGCGGTTATGCCCACGGCGAGGCGCTCACCGTCACGGGAAAGACGCTCGCCGAAGAAGCGGCCGAGGCGAAGGAGACGCCAGGCCAGGACGTGGTGCGCCCGCTGTCGAATCCGGTGAAGGCCACCGGGGGGCTGGTCATTCTCAAGGGCTCGCTTGCACCCGAGGGCTGCGTGATCAAGGTGACCGGACTCGAGCGCACGCTGCACCGCGGCCCGGCGCGCGTCTTCAACTGCGAGGAGGAGGCGATGGCCGCCGTCACGCAGGGCCGGATCCAGGCCGGGGACGTCGTGGTCATCCGCTATGAGGGTCCGAAGGGCGGGCCGGGCATGCGGGAGATGCTTGGCGTGACCAGCGCAATCGTCGGGGCCGGGCTCGGCGAGAGCGTGGCGCTGATCACCGACGGGCGTTTTTCCGGCGCGACCCGCGGCTACATGGTGGGCCACGTGGCGCCCGAGGCAGCCGATGGCGGTCCCATTGCGCTGGTCGAGGACGGCGACACCATCACCATCGACATCGCGGATAAGTCGATTTCGCTCGACGTGGACCCGGTCGTGCTGGCCGAACGGCGCGCCCGCTGGAAGGCCCCGCCGCCGCCGTACACGACCGGAGTGATGGCGAAATACATCAAGCTGGTGCGTTCGGCCGCCGAAGGCGCGATCACGTCAAAGGTGTTCTGA
- a CDS encoding 2-oxoglutarate ferredoxin oxidoreductase subunit beta — protein sequence MSSTPATPPKVNRIGLDLLPYRGGKTTLCAGCGHNAITERLIEAYWELGIEPWNVAKLSGIGCSSKTPAYFLNQAHGFNGVHGRAPTTATGTLLANHRLRAVVVSGDGDTASIGIGHFVHMLRRNVPLVYIVENNGVYGLTKGQFSATADLGAKLKSGAVNPLHAIDVCLLGIELGATFVARSFSGDKRQLSAILKAAISHNGLAVIDVISPCVTFNDHEGSTKSYAYMKDHDEPLHEVDFIPYFSDIDVEYEEGESRLVELHDGSKILLHKLEQDYDPSNRIHALEVLHEAARRGEVLTGIIYLDTSRPTFTEVLNLCDEPLALLPEERVRPSREVLEQINEEFR from the coding sequence ATGAGTTCGACCCCCGCCACGCCGCCCAAAGTCAACCGCATCGGCCTGGACCTGCTGCCCTACCGCGGCGGCAAGACCACCCTGTGCGCCGGCTGCGGCCACAACGCCATCACTGAACGGCTCATCGAGGCCTACTGGGAGCTCGGCATCGAGCCCTGGAACGTGGCCAAGCTGAGCGGCATCGGCTGCTCGTCAAAAACGCCCGCGTATTTCCTGAACCAGGCGCACGGCTTCAATGGCGTCCACGGGCGCGCGCCCACCACGGCCACGGGCACGCTGCTGGCCAACCACCGGCTGCGCGCGGTGGTCGTCAGCGGCGATGGAGACACGGCTTCCATTGGCATCGGCCACTTCGTGCACATGCTGCGCCGCAATGTGCCGCTCGTTTACATCGTCGAAAACAACGGCGTCTACGGGCTCACCAAGGGGCAGTTCTCAGCGACTGCCGATCTGGGCGCGAAGCTCAAGAGCGGCGCCGTAAATCCGCTGCATGCCATCGACGTGTGCCTGCTGGGCATCGAGCTCGGCGCCACGTTCGTCGCCCGGTCGTTTTCCGGCGACAAGCGGCAGCTTTCGGCGATCCTGAAGGCGGCGATCTCCCACAACGGCCTGGCGGTGATCGACGTCATCAGCCCCTGCGTCACCTTCAACGACCACGAGGGCTCCACCAAATCCTACGCCTACATGAAGGACCACGACGAGCCGCTGCACGAGGTCGATTTCATTCCGTACTTCTCCGACATCGACGTCGAATACGAAGAGGGCGAATCGCGCCTGGTCGAGCTGCACGACGGCTCGAAGATCCTGCTGCACAAGCTGGAGCAGGACTATGATCCCTCCAACCGCATCCACGCGCTCGAAGTGCTGCACGAGGCCGCGCGCCGCGGCGAGGTGCTCACCGGGATCATCTATCTCGACACGAGCCGGCCCACCTTCACCGAAGTTCTCAACCTGTGCGACGAGCCGTTGGCGCTGCTGCCCGAAGAGCGCGTGCGGCCTTCGCGCGAAGTGCTCGAGCAGATCAACGAGGAGTTCCGCTGA
- a CDS encoding metallophosphoesterase, translated as MAVRFLHTADWQIGMNAAHAGAAAGRVREARLETAGRLAELARAERVDFAILAGDTFESNAVSLDEIDRTARVLGQFPCPVFVLPGNHDPFEPGSVWERPVWRTLPNVRILVRSEPVEAGEAVLFPCPLTARWGGSDPTAWIPAGTHEDRIRVGVAHGTLESVPGAERAHPISADAAWARRLDYLALGDWHSQRIYGDAERGHRMAYSGTPEPTRFGEDASGRVLFVEIDGPRGLPRLRSVETGRLLWRKRECEIAHPGQLAEVLKELEALRGPDVLLDLRLDGTLLPEDAETLEAIRRLETEFLLLRVDDSGLVPVLVVDEIRDPIVREALERLNRKAQEEPEAGAARLAVRMLMRLARGAGA; from the coding sequence ATGGCAGTGCGGTTCCTGCACACGGCGGATTGGCAGATCGGAATGAACGCGGCGCACGCCGGCGCGGCCGCCGGACGGGTGCGGGAGGCGCGCCTGGAAACGGCCGGGCGGCTGGCGGAGCTGGCCCGAGCCGAGCGCGTGGACTTTGCCATCCTTGCCGGCGACACCTTCGAAAGCAATGCGGTGTCGTTGGACGAGATCGACCGGACGGCGCGGGTACTGGGCCAGTTTCCCTGTCCGGTGTTCGTGCTGCCGGGCAATCATGATCCGTTCGAGCCCGGCTCGGTGTGGGAGAGGCCGGTGTGGCGGACGCTTCCAAATGTTCGGATCCTCGTCCGCTCCGAGCCGGTCGAGGCGGGCGAAGCGGTGCTGTTCCCCTGCCCGCTGACGGCGCGATGGGGCGGCAGCGACCCGACGGCGTGGATCCCGGCCGGAACGCACGAGGATCGAATCCGCGTGGGCGTGGCGCACGGAACGCTTGAGTCCGTGCCCGGCGCCGAACGTGCGCATCCGATATCGGCCGACGCCGCATGGGCGCGGCGGCTGGACTATCTCGCCCTCGGCGACTGGCACTCGCAGCGCATCTACGGGGACGCGGAGCGGGGCCATCGCATGGCCTACAGCGGCACGCCCGAGCCTACCCGTTTCGGCGAGGATGCGAGCGGCCGGGTGTTGTTCGTGGAAATCGACGGGCCACGCGGCCTGCCCCGGCTGCGCAGCGTGGAGACGGGCCGGCTCCTCTGGAGGAAGCGCGAATGCGAAATCGCGCATCCGGGGCAGTTGGCGGAGGTCCTGAAAGAGCTCGAAGCCCTTCGGGGGCCGGATGTGCTGCTCGATTTGCGCCTTGACGGGACGCTGCTGCCCGAAGACGCGGAGACGCTGGAGGCAATCCGGCGGCTGGAGACGGAATTCCTGCTGTTGCGCGTGGACGACAGCGGGCTGGTTCCGGTGCTGGTTGTCGACGAGATCCGGGACCCCATCGTGCGGGAAGCGCTCGAGCGGCTGAATCGGAAGGCGCAGGAAGAGCCGGAGGCTGGCGCCGCGCGGCTGGCCGTGCGGATGCTGATGCGGCTGGCAAGAGGAGCGGGGGCGTGA
- a CDS encoding inosine-5-monophosphate dehydrogenase — MKPTTTIRAILAAKGGNVYAISPKATVYDAIAMMADRGVGALLVMEGDQLVGIVSERDYTRKVILKGRSSREALVEEIMTRDVVTAPPEITVVDGMRLMTDHRIRHLPIVSGGRVVGVVSIGDLVKAIISEQEETITHLTNYITGRY, encoded by the coding sequence ATGAAGCCTACCACCACGATCCGCGCCATTCTCGCAGCCAAAGGCGGCAACGTTTACGCCATCAGTCCGAAGGCGACCGTCTACGACGCCATCGCGATGATGGCGGACCGCGGCGTCGGCGCCCTCCTCGTCATGGAGGGCGATCAGCTTGTCGGCATCGTCAGCGAGCGCGACTACACCCGCAAGGTGATCCTCAAGGGCCGCTCGTCCCGCGAGGCGCTCGTCGAGGAGATCATGACCCGCGACGTGGTCACGGCGCCCCCGGAAATCACCGTGGTCGATGGCATGCGGCTCATGACCGATCACCGGATCCGCCATCTGCCCATCGTCAGCGGCGGCCGCGTGGTCGGCGTGGTCTCCATCGGAGACCTGGTGAAGGCGATCATCTCCGAACAGGAAGAGACGATCACCCACCTCACCAACTACATCACCGGCCGGTATTGA
- a CDS encoding pyruvate ferredoxin oxidoreductase → MQASHPGPPTPAERPQPLEHGQRIVNDFSIQVATVNGSGSQTANLVLMRSIFQMGVPVSGKNLFPSNIQGLPTWFTIRASRDGYIARRKEIDFLVAMNPESAREDVMSLPPGAAVLYDEPLKLAELRSDLHFYSAPFDRLVAPVCPEAKLRKLVRNMIYVGILAELLGIDPEQIRKALYKQFGERKKKAADLNWGAVQAGLDYARSSLVKKDPFFIEPMDRTAGKLVIEGNTAAALGCMFAGVTVCTWYPITPSSSLAEALISFMERFRRDPETGKATYAIVQAEDELASIGMAVGAGWAGARAMTCTSGPGISLMSEFVGLAYFAEIPVVIIDVQRVGPSTGLPTRTMQGDTLKNAVLSHGDTRHPILFPSSPEECFTMAIDAFDLAEQFQTPVFINMDLDLGMNYWMSDPLPYPEKPIQRGKLLTAEDLDRLGGFARYKDVDGDGVGWRTLPGTPHPKAAYFTRGTGHTENATYSEKPEDWIRNIDRIARKFETLRQHMPPPAQHLKPGARIGLVSVGTSRYAMEESCDQLGREAGVEASWMRLKAYPFPPELEAFIEQHERVYVIDQNRDAQLLGLMRLDLPAHCIAKLRSVRYYGGLPLDARTVTEQILSQEAQG, encoded by the coding sequence ATGCAAGCCAGCCATCCGGGACCGCCCACGCCGGCGGAAAGGCCGCAGCCGCTGGAACACGGCCAGCGCATTGTCAACGACTTCAGCATTCAGGTGGCGACCGTCAACGGCAGCGGCAGCCAGACGGCGAACTTGGTCCTGATGCGGTCCATCTTCCAGATGGGCGTGCCCGTGTCGGGCAAAAACCTGTTCCCATCGAACATCCAGGGACTGCCCACCTGGTTCACCATCCGCGCCAGCCGCGACGGATACATCGCGCGCAGGAAGGAGATTGATTTCCTCGTCGCGATGAATCCCGAGTCGGCGCGCGAGGATGTGATGAGCCTTCCACCGGGTGCGGCCGTCCTCTATGACGAGCCGCTGAAGCTGGCCGAGCTGCGCAGCGACCTGCACTTCTACTCGGCGCCGTTCGACCGGCTGGTCGCGCCCGTCTGCCCGGAGGCGAAGCTCCGCAAGCTGGTGCGGAACATGATCTATGTCGGGATCCTCGCCGAGCTGCTGGGCATCGACCCGGAACAGATCCGCAAGGCGCTCTACAAGCAGTTCGGCGAGCGCAAGAAGAAGGCGGCCGATCTGAACTGGGGCGCGGTACAGGCCGGACTCGACTACGCCCGCTCCAGCCTTGTCAAGAAGGACCCATTCTTTATCGAACCCATGGACCGCACCGCCGGCAAGCTCGTCATTGAAGGCAACACCGCCGCCGCGCTCGGGTGCATGTTCGCCGGCGTTACAGTCTGCACCTGGTATCCGATCACGCCATCCTCCAGCCTCGCCGAGGCTCTCATCAGTTTCATGGAGCGTTTCCGGCGCGATCCAGAAACCGGCAAGGCGACTTACGCCATCGTCCAGGCCGAAGACGAGCTGGCCAGCATCGGCATGGCGGTGGGCGCAGGCTGGGCAGGCGCGCGGGCGATGACCTGCACCTCCGGCCCGGGTATTTCGCTGATGTCCGAATTCGTCGGACTCGCCTACTTCGCCGAGATTCCGGTGGTGATCATCGACGTGCAGCGCGTGGGCCCCTCCACCGGCCTGCCGACGCGCACGATGCAGGGCGACACTCTCAAGAACGCCGTGCTCAGCCACGGAGACACGCGTCACCCCATCCTCTTCCCTTCCTCGCCGGAAGAGTGCTTCACCATGGCCATCGACGCCTTCGACCTGGCCGAACAGTTTCAGACGCCGGTGTTCATCAACATGGATCTCGACCTGGGCATGAACTACTGGATGTCGGATCCGCTCCCTTACCCAGAAAAGCCCATCCAGCGCGGCAAGCTGCTCACCGCCGAAGACCTGGACCGGCTGGGCGGCTTCGCGCGTTACAAGGACGTGGATGGCGACGGCGTCGGCTGGCGCACGCTGCCGGGCACGCCCCATCCGAAGGCGGCGTATTTCACGCGCGGCACCGGGCACACCGAGAACGCGACGTACAGCGAGAAGCCGGAAGACTGGATCCGGAACATCGACCGCATTGCCCGCAAATTCGAAACGCTCCGCCAGCACATGCCGCCCCCGGCGCAGCATCTGAAGCCCGGCGCGCGGATCGGCCTGGTGAGCGTGGGCACGTCCCGCTACGCGATGGAGGAGAGCTGCGACCAGTTGGGCCGGGAGGCGGGCGTTGAAGCAAGCTGGATGCGGCTGAAGGCCTATCCGTTCCCGCCTGAGCTGGAGGCTTTCATCGAGCAGCACGAGCGCGTCTACGTCATCGACCAGAACCGCGACGCGCAACTGCTGGGCCTGATGCGGCTGGACCTGCCGGCGCACTGCATCGCGAAGCTGCGCAGCGTGCGCTATTATGGCGGCCTGCCGCTGGACGCCCGCACCGTGACCGAACAGATCCTTTCCCAGGAGGCGCAGGGATGA
- the fabG2 gene encoding 3-oxoacyl-ACP reductase, whose translation MTDTRTAVITGSTRGLGREMALRLSRAGWRVVIHGTDAARAAQTQAECGGGALTFLGDIARRETNEALARFAVEKTGRLDAWISNAGLVKMEPFLEFSPETWQRLVDIHLSGAFYGGQAAAREMVKRGWGRIIHISTIAAAFGQFGFAAYAPVKAGVEALARVMAVELAAHGITVNTVAPGPVWNEMLEGLYGAERLRERERTIPLQRMARATEVAAAVEWLLSDDAAYITGQVIRVDGGASAAGPFTLEIYRRSQPR comes from the coding sequence ATGACAGACACGCGAACCGCCGTCATCACCGGGTCCACCCGCGGCCTGGGCCGCGAAATGGCCCTGCGGCTGTCCCGCGCGGGCTGGCGCGTGGTGATCCACGGCACCGATGCAGCCCGCGCCGCCCAGACGCAGGCCGAATGCGGCGGCGGCGCGCTCACGTTCCTGGGCGATATCGCCCGCCGGGAGACCAACGAGGCGCTGGCGCGCTTCGCCGTCGAAAAGACCGGCCGGCTGGACGCCTGGATCAGCAATGCTGGCCTGGTGAAGATGGAGCCGTTTCTGGAGTTTTCCCCGGAGACGTGGCAGCGCCTGGTGGACATCCACCTGAGCGGCGCATTTTACGGTGGGCAGGCGGCGGCGCGCGAGATGGTGAAGCGCGGCTGGGGGCGCATCATTCATATCTCGACTATCGCCGCTGCGTTCGGGCAGTTTGGTTTCGCCGCCTACGCGCCGGTCAAGGCCGGCGTGGAGGCGCTGGCGCGGGTCATGGCCGTGGAGCTGGCGGCTCACGGCATCACGGTGAACACGGTGGCCCCTGGACCGGTATGGAATGAAATGCTGGAGGGGCTGTACGGCGCTGAGCGATTGCGCGAGCGCGAACGCACGATTCCCCTCCAACGCATGGCCCGCGCCACGGAGGTGGCGGCGGCAGTGGAATGGCTGTTGAGCGACGATGCCGCCTACATCACCGGACAGGTCATCCGTGTCGACGGCGGCGCCAGCGCGGCCGGGCCCTTTACCCTCGAGATCTACCGCCGCAGCCAGCCCCGCTGA
- the secG gene encoding preprotein translocase subunit SecG, whose protein sequence is MIILITVLHVIVCLFLIIVVLLQSGKAADLAGAFGGMGSQTAFGPRGSATILSKATTISAAIFMLTSLSLAILYTREGHTAGSVLDRVPATKQAPAKQSTTTPAIPGQTPAPGGQTPAKK, encoded by the coding sequence ATGATCATTCTTATCACCGTCCTCCATGTGATCGTCTGTCTGTTTCTGATCATCGTCGTGCTGCTTCAGAGCGGCAAGGCGGCCGACCTGGCCGGCGCCTTCGGCGGCATGGGTTCCCAGACGGCGTTTGGCCCGCGCGGCTCGGCCACCATCCTCAGCAAGGCCACCACCATCAGCGCCGCCATTTTCATGCTGACGTCCCTGTCGCTGGCAATCCTGTACACGCGCGAAGGCCACACGGCGGGCTCCGTGCTCGACAGGGTCCCGGCCACGAAACAGGCGCCTGCGAAGCAGTCCACCACGACGCCCGCCATCCCGGGCCAGACGCCGGCTCCCGGCGGACAGACTCCCGCCAAAAAGTAA
- the mutM gene encoding formamidopyrimidine-DNA glycosylase, whose protein sequence is MPELPEVECIVRSLRAHVEGSSLLRVELRSARVAEAPSRRWLSRMEPGPIQRLARRGKFLLMQLEAGVCAIHLRMTGRLVWNGPEGPYTRAVFHLAGGRLVLDDIRQFARIEAGSAWPAAVARLGPEPFELTAEEFARRLRSRRARLKPLLLDQRFLAGLGNIYTDEALHRARLHPLQLACRLSGRQACELHQAILAVLEEAVAAGGSSISDYVDGAGRSGAYQAAHRVYGREGQPCPGCGTPIRRIVVAQRGAWLCPRCQRAEG, encoded by the coding sequence ATGCCTGAACTGCCCGAGGTGGAGTGCATCGTCCGCTCGCTGCGGGCGCACGTCGAAGGGAGCAGTCTGCTCCGCGTGGAGCTGCGCTCGGCGCGGGTCGCCGAGGCGCCGTCGCGCCGGTGGCTGAGCCGGATGGAGCCGGGCCCGATCCAGCGCCTTGCTCGCCGGGGAAAATTCCTTCTCATGCAGCTTGAGGCAGGCGTCTGCGCCATTCACCTGCGGATGACCGGGCGTTTGGTCTGGAACGGGCCGGAGGGGCCCTACACGCGGGCCGTTTTCCATCTGGCGGGCGGGCGGCTGGTGTTGGACGATATTCGCCAGTTTGCGCGGATCGAAGCCGGGTCGGCCTGGCCGGCCGCGGTCGCCCGGCTGGGCCCGGAACCGTTCGAGTTGACGGCCGAGGAGTTCGCGCGCCGGCTGCGTTCGCGGCGTGCGCGGCTCAAGCCGCTGCTGCTCGACCAGCGCTTTCTGGCGGGGCTCGGCAACATCTACACCGACGAGGCCCTGCACCGGGCCCGGCTGCATCCGCTCCAGCTGGCCTGCCGGCTCAGCGGAAGGCAGGCCTGCGAACTGCACCAAGCGATCCTTGCCGTGCTCGAAGAGGCGGTCGCCGCCGGCGGCTCGTCGATTTCCGACTATGTGGACGGTGCAGGCCGCAGCGGCGCCTATCAAGCTGCGCACCGGGTCTATGGCAGGGAAGGGCAGCCGTGCCCGGGCTGTGGAACGCCCATCCGCCGCATCGTGGTGGCGCAGCGTGGGGCCTGGCTTTGCCCGCGCTGCCAGCGCGCCGAAGGGTGA